A stretch of the Saprospiraceae bacterium genome encodes the following:
- a CDS encoding caspase family protein has translation MKKSKYLLLLFQLSFVLCLYAQQRGVSPLSSNPNSSLGAGNQQLTTNHTYAVVVGISDYQDRGIPDLRFADKDAEAFANFLRSSFGSNNGLANDRIKVLTNQEATAGNVAAALDGLIEKVKEGDRVIIYFSGHGDVERKTVSQPGFLLCWDAPSKVYMGGGTYSLAYLQEIVNTLSTVNLAKVIVISDACHAGKLAGSQIGGAQLTTANLAKQFSNEIKILACQPGEFSLEGEQWGGGRGCFSYHLLNGLAGQADINKDLMVTLGEIDRYLEDHVVKEVAPQSQVPMTTGNKIEKLVKLSGNWQAEFNNLKDSFNSNSGWGSNGMKNSWGLEDLDPQEQIVNGFNETLRAKYLAFTKAVRDKIFFEPKENCAETYFNELTSLKEFEPLQNLMKLKYVAALQDDAQQTLNKYMGAEIGEISLSFKTKVEKYKAFPKQLARAAELLGVNHYLYKDLKARQAYFEGFPFAYGGDYSKTSMDKALSYFHEALNWQADMPLALLGIQYCYGYFYLQADSAEVYAHKAMQAAPAWILPYIRMAEMYSDGLGQYEKAEEFIELAEKIDSGSAFLLEAKAAYYFYKKDYLEAELMLNKLISIQENPTCLPCSKDLLVQIYMATGRMVEAEKLAKKLVEEDPSHSTFYITLGKIYVYLGRRDEANKIFEKVAQLNALHSNQDAIYFYLMAFADSVEGQIDKSFSSLEKALKAGMDDYAWMQQDPDMELLRKQKDKWDAMMKKYFPEKQEKK, from the coding sequence ATGAAGAAAAGTAAATATCTGTTGTTATTGTTCCAACTTAGTTTTGTTTTGTGTTTATATGCACAACAAAGAGGTGTTTCTCCGCTATCATCTAACCCCAACAGTTCTCTTGGGGCAGGCAACCAACAACTAACAACTAATCATACTTACGCTGTAGTGGTGGGTATTTCAGATTATCAAGACAGAGGCATTCCTGATTTGCGATTTGCTGACAAAGATGCCGAGGCATTTGCCAACTTTTTAAGAAGTTCTTTTGGAAGCAATAATGGATTAGCCAACGATCGCATTAAGGTCTTGACAAATCAAGAAGCAACTGCTGGAAATGTAGCTGCTGCATTGGATGGATTGATAGAGAAAGTTAAGGAAGGAGACCGTGTAATTATCTATTTTTCTGGACATGGAGATGTAGAGCGGAAAACTGTTTCTCAACCAGGATTTTTACTTTGCTGGGATGCTCCTTCAAAAGTATATATGGGTGGAGGAACATATTCTCTAGCTTATCTACAGGAAATTGTTAACACACTATCTACAGTAAACTTGGCAAAAGTCATAGTTATTTCAGATGCATGTCATGCAGGTAAATTGGCAGGAAGCCAGATTGGTGGAGCTCAATTAACCACTGCAAATCTTGCAAAGCAATTTTCAAATGAAATAAAAATATTGGCTTGTCAACCCGGTGAATTCAGTTTGGAAGGTGAGCAATGGGGAGGAGGAAGAGGATGTTTTTCTTACCACTTACTTAATGGACTTGCAGGACAGGCAGATATCAACAAGGATTTAATGGTAACGCTTGGAGAAATCGATCGCTATTTGGAAGATCATGTTGTAAAGGAAGTTGCGCCTCAAAGTCAAGTTCCAATGACCACAGGAAATAAAATTGAAAAATTGGTTAAACTTTCAGGTAATTGGCAAGCAGAATTTAATAACCTTAAAGATTCTTTTAATTCCAATTCGGGATGGGGAAGCAATGGCATGAAAAATAGTTGGGGGTTAGAGGATCTCGATCCCCAAGAGCAAATTGTGAACGGATTTAATGAAACTTTACGTGCTAAATACCTTGCTTTTACAAAAGCTGTCCGTGACAAAATATTTTTTGAACCCAAGGAGAATTGTGCTGAAACGTATTTTAATGAATTAACCAGTTTGAAAGAGTTTGAGCCCTTGCAAAATTTGATGAAGCTAAAATATGTTGCTGCTCTTCAAGATGATGCGCAACAAACCTTAAATAAATATATGGGAGCTGAAATCGGAGAGATCAGCCTTTCATTCAAAACCAAAGTTGAAAAATACAAAGCATTTCCAAAGCAACTAGCGCGTGCAGCTGAACTCTTGGGAGTGAATCATTATCTCTACAAGGATTTAAAAGCACGTCAGGCATATTTTGAAGGATTTCCTTTTGCTTATGGAGGGGATTATAGCAAGACTTCAATGGATAAAGCACTCAGCTATTTTCATGAAGCACTTAACTGGCAAGCAGATATGCCACTAGCACTTTTAGGGATTCAATATTGTTACGGATATTTTTATTTGCAAGCGGACTCGGCAGAAGTTTATGCCCACAAGGCAATGCAAGCTGCTCCGGCCTGGATCCTGCCCTATATTAGAATGGCCGAAATGTATTCAGATGGTCTGGGTCAATATGAGAAGGCAGAGGAATTCATTGAACTGGCAGAAAAAATTGATTCGGGTTCTGCTTTTCTGTTGGAAGCAAAGGCTGCCTATTACTTTTATAAAAAAGATTATTTAGAAGCAGAACTGATGTTAAATAAACTCATTTCTATTCAGGAGAATCCCACCTGTTTGCCTTGTTCAAAAGATTTATTAGTTCAAATTTACATGGCCACCGGTAGAATGGTCGAAGCTGAAAAGCTTGCAAAAAAGTTGGTTGAGGAAGACCCTAGCCATTCTACTTTTTATATTACCCTTGGAAAAATTTATGTTTATTTAGGACGAAGAGATGAAGCTAATAAAATTTTTGAAAAAGTAGCTCAACTAAATGCTTTGCATTCAAATCAAGATGCTATTTATTTTTATTTAATGGCTTTTGCTGATTCTGTGGAAGGTCAAATTGATAAATCTTTTAGTTCACTTGAAAAAGCATTAAAAGCAGGAATGGATGATTACGCATGGATGCAGCAAGATCCTGATATGGAGTTGTTGAGGAAACAAAAAGACAAATGGGATGCAATGATGAAAAAATACTTTCCTGAGAAGCAAGAGAAAAAGTGA
- a CDS encoding caspase family protein gives MNKLILILSFTFLIEAINAQQKGVSPLSTIPKSSLGAGNQQLSTKSTYAVVVGISDYQDPAIPDLRFADKDAEAFANYLRSNAGGNLDNDHMKVLINQQATVAQFAIALDWLMEVVKENDQVILYFSGHGDVEKKTITQPGYLLCWDAPARVYLAGGAMALPMFQDIITTLSSQNKAKVIVITDACRSGKLAGSSVGGAQITGANLAKQYANEIKILSCQPNEYSIEGEQWGGGRGAFSYHLIDALYGMADNNNDLIVNLLEAGRYIEDHVSAEVAPVSQVPMILGNKADALSQVNVEILAALKSGKSSQLSFLSSIDSRGIEEDVLALVDTSMRLTYQLFKQALKDKQFLVPVNACADTYYEQLIKEPKFARLHSTIKRNYAAALQDDAQQAINKYMKADVHEISLSQKTKIVRYNDFPRQLNRAANLLGQQHYLYRTLQARRAYFEGFPLIYGGEFTQEMLKKAAANFHEAISWDPNMPLALLGMAWIHGYGWAKADSAEYYVKKATSNAPTWIWPYVQLSKIYSTIMFDFNKAKEYLDIAAKIDPDSPLYWEAEGSYYFEQNRFSEAEVVLKKIIENASSIVCLPCSQNMLAKIYLLTGRLNEAMDLAQKLIDGDPSNFSSHSTMGTVLTKMGRFKEAESEFRKSVELSSNGVNTESLHYYWKAYIYIEQNEIANAFKAFEQSIKLGYDDYTWMQVDPDIAPLRKNKKEWDALMKKYFPEKVEQK, from the coding sequence ATGAATAAACTGATTTTAATTTTATCATTTACATTTTTAATTGAAGCAATTAACGCACAACAAAAAGGCGTATCTCCGCTATCAACTATCCCCAAAAGTTCTCTTGGGGCAGGCAACCAACAACTATCAACCAAAAGCACTTACGCTGTTGTGGTTGGGATCTCTGACTACCAGGATCCAGCCATTCCTGATCTTCGTTTTGCCGATAAAGACGCTGAGGCTTTTGCAAATTATTTAAGATCAAATGCTGGTGGAAATCTTGACAATGATCATATGAAAGTTTTGATCAATCAGCAAGCAACGGTTGCGCAATTTGCCATTGCTCTGGATTGGTTGATGGAAGTGGTAAAAGAAAATGATCAGGTGATTTTATATTTTTCCGGACATGGAGATGTTGAGAAGAAAACCATCACTCAACCAGGATATCTTTTATGTTGGGATGCGCCTGCAAGAGTTTACTTAGCAGGAGGAGCCATGGCTTTGCCGATGTTTCAGGATATCATTACAACCCTCTCATCTCAAAACAAAGCAAAAGTAATCGTTATAACCGATGCATGTAGATCAGGAAAATTAGCTGGAAGTAGTGTTGGAGGAGCTCAAATAACTGGCGCCAATCTTGCGAAACAATATGCCAATGAAATAAAAATATTATCCTGTCAACCCAACGAATATTCAATTGAAGGAGAACAATGGGGTGGCGGTCGTGGTGCATTTAGCTATCACCTTATCGATGCGCTTTATGGTATGGCAGACAACAACAATGATCTGATTGTAAACTTACTGGAAGCAGGACGCTATATTGAAGATCATGTAAGTGCAGAAGTTGCACCTGTTAGTCAGGTTCCTATGATTTTAGGAAACAAAGCGGACGCGTTGTCACAAGTAAATGTAGAAATACTTGCCGCATTAAAATCGGGAAAGTCAAGTCAATTGTCCTTTTTATCTTCCATTGATTCAAGAGGCATTGAAGAAGATGTACTGGCTTTGGTTGATACTTCAATGAGATTAACCTATCAATTATTTAAGCAAGCATTAAAAGATAAACAATTTTTAGTTCCAGTCAATGCCTGTGCCGATACCTATTACGAACAGTTGATTAAAGAACCAAAATTTGCAAGATTGCATTCCACTATTAAGAGAAATTATGCAGCTGCATTACAGGATGATGCTCAGCAGGCCATCAATAAATACATGAAAGCTGATGTTCATGAAATTAGTCTTTCGCAAAAAACAAAAATTGTTCGTTACAATGACTTCCCTCGGCAATTAAACCGTGCAGCAAATTTGCTAGGGCAACAACATTATCTTTACCGAACTTTACAGGCCCGAAGAGCTTATTTTGAAGGTTTTCCATTAATTTATGGAGGAGAATTTACACAAGAGATGCTTAAAAAAGCTGCTGCAAATTTCCATGAAGCCATTTCATGGGATCCAAATATGCCTCTTGCGCTTTTAGGTATGGCATGGATTCATGGTTATGGTTGGGCAAAGGCAGACTCAGCAGAATATTACGTAAAGAAGGCTACTTCAAATGCTCCCACTTGGATTTGGCCTTATGTACAACTTTCGAAAATATATTCAACGATTATGTTCGATTTTAATAAAGCAAAGGAATATCTTGATATTGCTGCAAAGATAGATCCTGATTCACCGCTTTATTGGGAAGCCGAAGGAAGCTATTACTTTGAACAAAATAGGTTCAGCGAGGCGGAAGTTGTATTAAAAAAAATCATTGAAAATGCTTCTTCAATTGTTTGTTTGCCATGTTCACAAAATATGTTGGCCAAAATATATTTATTAACTGGTAGATTGAATGAGGCGATGGACCTTGCTCAAAAACTGATTGATGGAGATCCTTCAAACTTTTCTTCACATAGTACGATGGGGACTGTTTTAACCAAAATGGGAAGGTTTAAAGAAGCTGAAAGTGAATTCAGAAAGTCTGTGGAACTTTCTTCTAACGGAGTTAATACTGAAAGTCTGCATTACTATTGGAAAGCATATATTTATATTGAGCAGAATGAAATTGCAAATGCATTTAAAGCTTTTGAGCAATCCATAAAACTGGGTTACGACGATTATACCTGGATGCAAGTGGACCCCGATATCGCTCCAC
- a CDS encoding caspase family protein → MKKKLIHSSSLFTSGYLLCWFLFSTASGLAQHVSGNTKALVIGLSHYQDPEIKELPFPQRDAELFASYLLANNSFKLDKENLMVLVDKEATAAGVASALDWLAENTKVKDTVIFYFSGYAGYQFRQSESNAPIYYYDSPASQSTSNAFDLFRQFNKIVKSKKLNFYCFGILYPLVSPSVLAQDSIQTKTWNIQVESFPNKFSISSFLNSTEEVQTRSISGELKSFNHYLLEALIGKADFNQDLSIDFNELNAYLNKTKWSEDHTPGFLFAGCSSRKKGYIRVDPKLSTNLIQLDKHLTATILEPNETKRNELSLNQLAEKDRSLYQDFLVAIQLGHLMTPSDRNASMLLDSMLRLSPFINFHGAIKRRLAAALQDETQQVLNAYLNFDNREIAKRRNKTGAYLIYSDYCRRASDLLGKDHFLNKMLTVKYFYFLGLQKRIDGERNFNNQFIEEALLIQKQSLQHEKQAAFIYNEIGINCSLLGKKDEAKINYEKAIENSPSWSIPFANLSQMYLDEDLNKALRLAKHAIRLSPNNSYGYNVEGLVYLESKNYNKAESSFLKAIEIDEKFQDAYYNLACIKSLQADFQMANNYLELAIQNGFYDFKHLKSDPDLEAFRKQIQWLELSKKYFADK, encoded by the coding sequence TTGAAAAAAAAACTGATACATTCCAGCTCACTTTTTACTTCGGGATACCTACTTTGCTGGTTTCTATTTTCAACTGCATCCGGACTTGCTCAACATGTTTCCGGAAATACCAAAGCCCTGGTCATTGGATTGTCACACTATCAAGATCCTGAAATAAAGGAACTTCCATTTCCACAACGGGATGCTGAATTATTTGCAAGCTATCTGTTGGCAAATAATTCTTTTAAGCTGGATAAAGAAAATTTAATGGTTTTAGTTGATAAAGAAGCTACAGCTGCCGGCGTTGCATCCGCTTTAGATTGGTTGGCAGAGAATACCAAAGTCAAAGACACCGTAATATTTTATTTCTCCGGATATGCCGGCTATCAATTTCGACAAAGTGAATCCAATGCACCGATCTATTATTACGATAGTCCGGCATCACAATCTACATCCAATGCTTTTGATTTGTTCAGGCAGTTTAATAAGATTGTAAAATCAAAGAAACTTAATTTTTATTGTTTTGGAATTTTATATCCTTTGGTTTCGCCATCGGTATTAGCACAGGATTCTATCCAGACCAAAACCTGGAATATTCAAGTAGAGTCATTTCCAAATAAATTTTCCATAAGCAGTTTTTTAAATTCAACAGAAGAAGTACAGACACGATCCATTTCCGGAGAATTAAAAAGTTTTAATCATTATCTGCTTGAAGCCCTAATTGGAAAAGCAGATTTCAATCAGGACCTGAGTATAGATTTTAATGAACTCAATGCATATTTAAACAAAACCAAATGGTCTGAAGATCATACCCCGGGTTTTTTATTTGCTGGTTGTTCGTCCAGGAAAAAAGGGTATATCCGCGTCGATCCAAAACTTTCAACCAATTTAATACAATTGGACAAGCATCTCACTGCTACCATTTTAGAACCCAATGAAACCAAACGAAATGAACTCAGTTTGAATCAACTGGCTGAAAAAGACCGTTCATTGTATCAGGATTTTTTAGTAGCTATTCAATTAGGGCATTTAATGACGCCATCGGATCGAAATGCTTCCATGTTATTGGATTCTATGTTGCGTTTGTCACCCTTTATAAATTTTCATGGAGCGATCAAGAGGCGGTTGGCTGCTGCCCTTCAAGACGAGACCCAACAGGTTTTAAATGCTTATCTAAATTTTGATAACCGCGAAATAGCCAAAAGAAGAAATAAAACCGGAGCATATCTTATCTATTCAGACTATTGTCGAAGGGCTTCTGATCTTTTAGGAAAAGACCACTTTTTGAATAAAATGTTGACCGTAAAATATTTCTATTTTCTAGGCCTTCAAAAAAGAATTGATGGTGAACGCAATTTTAATAATCAATTCATTGAGGAAGCCCTTTTAATACAAAAACAAAGCTTGCAGCATGAAAAGCAGGCTGCTTTTATATATAATGAAATTGGAATTAATTGCAGCCTTCTTGGAAAAAAGGATGAAGCTAAAATCAATTACGAAAAAGCTATCGAGAATTCTCCAAGTTGGAGTATTCCCTTTGCTAATTTGAGTCAAATGTATTTGGATGAAGATTTAAATAAAGCCCTGCGATTGGCAAAGCATGCCATCCGATTAAGTCCAAACAACAGTTATGGATACAACGTAGAAGGATTGGTTTATTTGGAATCAAAAAATTACAATAAAGCAGAATCATCTTTTCTAAAAGCCATTGAAATTGATGAGAAATTTCAAGATGCCTATTATAATTTGGCTTGTATTAAATCCTTGCAAGCAGATTTCCAAATGGCAAATAATTATTTGGAATTAGCCATTCAAAATGGATTTTATGATTTCAAACATTTAAAATCAGATCCTGATTTGGAAGCTTTCCGAAAACAAATTCAATGGTTAGAACTTAGTAAAAAGTATTTTGCAGATAAATAA